A window from Schistosoma haematobium chromosome 1, whole genome shotgun sequence encodes these proteins:
- the LAMC1_16 gene encoding Laminin subunit gamma-1 (EggNog:ENOG410V61M~COG:W), with protein sequence MLLNVFHYLTECVAASSITVGINIHKGKSTCTNQITLDGKNLEDVKTFTYLGSIIDEHGGSDAYVEAQIGKPRAAYQQLKNMWNSKQLSTNTKVRIFNTNVKAVLLYVAETWRTTKIIIQKIQVIINSCLCKILRIRWQTLSATGYCEREQTRSQWRKKSGRGTGSE encoded by the coding sequence ATGTTGCTaaatgtttttcattatttaactgAATGTGTAGCAGCATCGTCAATAACAGTAGGTattaacatacacaaagggaaatcaacatgcaccaatcaaatcacacttgacggaaaaaatttggaagatgtaaaaacctttacatatctgggcagcatcattgatgaacacggtggatctgatgcatatgTGGAGGCTCAGATCGGCAAACCAAGAGCAGCATATcaacaactgaagaacatgtggaactcaaaacaactgtcaaccaacaccaaggtcaggattttcaatacaaatgtcaaggcagttctactttacgtggcggaaacctggagaactacgaaaatcatcatccagaagatacaagtgattattaacagttgtctatgcaagatacttcggatccgttggcagacactatcagcaacaggctactgtgagagagaacaaaccagatcccagtggaggaagaaatcaggaagaggtactggaagtgaatag